The Bacteroidota bacterium DNA segment CTATTCAAGATTGACAAAAAAATATCACTAAAATTATTAGGTTTGTATTGCAAACTATATTATTATTGCAGTGTTAATTTATATTTAAAACTCAAATAATATGGAAAACGATAAAATTTTAAGTCCGGCCGAAAGTTTAAAACTCATAGCCGAAACCATTGAAAAAACCAAATCAAATGTGCAAAACGGAAGCTTCTATTTTCTACTTTGGGGATGGCTGGTAAGTATTTCCGGCATAGCGCAATTCATTATGATTAAATATACGGATATAAAAACCCATTATTACGTTTGGCCAATCATGGCAATAATTGGAACTGTTGCTTGTATTATTTACGGTTTTAAAGTTGAGCGACAAAAAAAATATGAAACATATCTCGATTCCGTTTTTATGAATCTATGGACCGTTTTGGGTGTTTCATTCTTCTTTATTGTATTTATGGTCGTATGGCTTCACAACACAGTTGTTCCATTTGTATTATTACTAGCAGGAATAGGAACCTTAGCTTCAGGATTAATTATTAAGTTTAAACCAATGATTTTTGGAGGTGTGCTTTTTTTCATCTTTTCGATCATTGCATTATTCGTGCCGCAGCCATTTGATACATTAGTAAGCTCACTTGCAATAGTAACAGGCTATCTAATACCAGGCTATATTTTAAAATATACTCAACCTAAGAAAGCATAGCCATGTTCACAGATCTTGACCCCGTTTTAAGTTCTCAGGTTCGTCTCGCAGTCGTCTCCATTCTCATGCGGGTGAAAAGCGCCGACTTCCTCTACCTGATGGAAACCATCGGCACCACACAGGGCAATTTAAGCCATCAGTTAAAAAAACTGAACGAAGCCAATTATATCGAAATCATCAAATCTTTCAGGAACAATTACCCTCACACAAGCTGCCAGATTACGAGCATAGGCAGGGATGCATTCGAGAAATATGTGGAAGACATTAAAGGCTATTTGAATGTCAAATGATTAATGTTGAATGCAGAATGTTGAATGTCTAATTATAAATTATGAGTTATGTGTTTATTTGATTTTAAATTCACCTATTTACCAATCCACCAATTTACCAATCCACCAATTTACCAATCCACCAATTCACCAATCTACTAATTCACCATTTCAAAATACAAACAACAGAAGAAACAAAAAAACAGTTAAATTTTTACCATTTTTGTAGGTACAATTATTAAATACATTTCCGACCTTTATCGAAAATAACAAAAACGAGTAAAGATGTGGCAAATATTTCTGGGCAGTATAGTTTTAAGCTTAATTCACGCGTCCATCCCCAATCATTGGATTCCGATAATCGCGATTTCAAAAATTCAAAAATGGACGTATAAAGAAACCATTTCGGCAACTTTCATTATTGGATTTGCACATATGATGAGTACCATAATTATAGGGATTATTGTTGGCTTTCTTGGCATTAAACTCTCCGAAAATTATGATTATATCATTAAGATTGCCGCACCTTTGGTATTGCTTTCAATTGGGGTAATTTATTTATTGCTCGACCTAAAATCAGATCATCGTCACCATCATCATAAAAATGAAGAGCAAATCATTAAGAATAAGAAATCAAAATTTGCCATCATATCCTCTTTAAGTATTGCCATGTTTCTTTCGCCGTGTCTCGAAATAGAAGCTTATTATTTTCAGGCTGCCTCACTTGGCTGGATTGGGATCTTAATCGTTTCCACTACCTATCTGGCAGTAACAATGCTTAGTATTATTGCCTTGGTTCATTTCGGATTAAAAGGCGTAAATAAATTTAACTTTCATTTTCTCGAGAATCATGATAAGATGATAACCGGGATTGTATTGATACTCTTGGGACTATTGGCATATTTTGTTGAATTTTAGAACAAAAAACTATGAGTAAGAATCCGGTTAGAAATTTTGCGCTCTATCTAATTTTTACGATTGTGATTGCAATGCTTATTTCTTGTCGGAAGAATGAGGTTTTAAAATATAAGAATCCGGAAACTCCAATCGCAGAAAGAGTTGATGATCTTTTGTCAAGAATGACAATGGAAGAGAAGTTCTGGCAATTATTCATGATTCCGGACGATTTATCAGACGGAAAGGAAAAATACAAACACGGAATATTTGGGTTTCAGGTGTCGACCAAAGGAAAATCAGGAAAAGAAGTCGAACAATTGCTGGACCATTTAGATGGTGGCACAGCCAAAGAAACAGCCGAACTCATCAACAACATTCAAAAGTACTTCGTTGAAGAAACCCGGCTGGGAATACCCATCATCCCTTTTGATGAAGCATTGCATGGCCTGATCAGGGATGGAGCCACGGCATTTCCACAATCCATTGCTTTGGCGGCAACCTGGGATACCTTATTGATGGGCAAGGTTGCCCATGCCATCGCGATGGAGACGAAAACAAGAGGCATCCGTCAAATCCTCTCACCTGTGCTAAACATTGCCGGAGATGTTCGCTGGGGCAGAACCGAAGAAACCTATGGCGAAGATCCCTTTCTCACCACTCAAATGGCGATAGCATTTATCTCGCAGTTTGAGCAATCAGGTGTTTTAACCACCCCAAAACATTTTATTGCAAATGTTGGTGATGGCGGGCGCGACAGCTATCCGATTCATTTTAACGAACGCCTGCTCGAAGAAATTCACTTCCCTGCATTTAAAGCCTGTATTCAAAAAGCTAATGCCGGATCAATCATGACGTCCTACAACTCACTCGATGGCAGTCCATGCTCTGCAAATGATTGGTTGTTGAATAAAAAATTAAAAAATGAATGGGGTTTTGAAGGATTCGTAATCTCTGATGCCGGTGCTACCGGAGGAGCAAATGTATTGCATTTTACGACTAAGGATTATGCTGAGTCAACCAAACGATCCATCGAAAATGGGTTGGACGTAATTTTCCAGACTTCCTACGATCACTACCCCTTATTTTACAAGGCATTTGAAGATGGGATGATCGACGAGAAAGCAATAGATGAAGCGGTTCGAAGGGTACTTCGGGCTAAATTCAAACTGGGATTGTTCGAAAATCCATATGTGGATGCGGATGAATCCGAAAAGTGGAATGCATCGGCAGCACATCGTGAATTAGCAAAGAAAGCGGCCCTGGAATCGATTGTACTGCTTAAAAATGAGCGAAATACCCTTCCGCTGAAAAAAGACATAAAATCATTGGCACTTATCGGAATTGATGCCATTGAAGCCCGATTGGGCGGTTATTCAGGACCCGGAAATAATCCCGTAAATATTTTACAGGGAATTGAAAGTAAAGTGGGCAAAACCTGCACCATTAATTATGCTCCGGCTTGTGGCAGGGAATCAATTTCATATATTGCCATACCAAATAAAAACCTCTTTTTTTATAAGGATAACAAAAAAATATCCGGATTAAAAGGAGAATATTTCAATAATACAACACTGGAAGGGACTCCTGCATTGACCCGTGTTGACCCGCAAATTAACTTTCAGTGGACCTTGTTTTCGCCC contains these protein-coding regions:
- a CDS encoding transcriptional regulator; this translates as MFTDLDPVLSSQVRLAVVSILMRVKSADFLYLMETIGTTQGNLSHQLKKLNEANYIEIIKSFRNNYPHTSCQITSIGRDAFEKYVEDIKGYLNVK
- a CDS encoding glycoside hydrolase family 3 C-terminal domain-containing protein, producing MSKNPVRNFALYLIFTIVIAMLISCRKNEVLKYKNPETPIAERVDDLLSRMTMEEKFWQLFMIPDDLSDGKEKYKHGIFGFQVSTKGKSGKEVEQLLDHLDGGTAKETAELINNIQKYFVEETRLGIPIIPFDEALHGLIRDGATAFPQSIALAATWDTLLMGKVAHAIAMETKTRGIRQILSPVLNIAGDVRWGRTEETYGEDPFLTTQMAIAFISQFEQSGVLTTPKHFIANVGDGGRDSYPIHFNERLLEEIHFPAFKACIQKANAGSIMTSYNSLDGSPCSANDWLLNKKLKNEWGFEGFVISDAGATGGANVLHFTTKDYAESTKRSIENGLDVIFQTSYDHYPLFYKAFEDGMIDEKAIDEAVRRVLRAKFKLGLFENPYVDADESEKWNASAAHRELAKKAALESIVLLKNERNTLPLKKDIKSLALIGIDAIEARLGGYSGPGNNPVNILQGIESKVGKTCTINYAPACGRESISYIAIPNKNLFFYKDNKKISGLKGEYFNNTTLEGTPALTRVDPQINFQWTLFSPDQEKINFDWFAARWTGKLVAPETGEFDIGLEGDDGYRLYLDDQLIIDNWKKQSFRTLTKKYHFEKGKEYNIKVEFYETTGNVKLKLIWNLGIKNSYEKEIGDAVAMAMKSDVVVIVAGLEEGEFRDRAYLSLPGHQEELIKKIAATGKPVVVVLVGGSAITMNNWIDQVPAIIDVWYPGDEGGNAVTDILFGDFNPAGRLPITFPVHESQLPLYYNHKPTGRGDDYLNLSGKPLFPFGYGLSYTRFEYHALSIEKPLININESSTVHFKVTNNGDYDGDEVVQLYIRDLFASVARPVLELKGFQRIYLKKGETKDLTFEIGPELLAMLDLNLNRIVEPGEFRIMIGASSNDIRLRGILTVK